CGGAAGCCCTTCCGGAAGGGGCTGATGATCTCGAGAGGGCCGGGGCTCTCGAGGCAATCGAGCTCTACAAGAAACTGCTGAACGACTACCCTCTGTACGAGCGCAATGACCAGGTGTTGTACCAGATGTCCCGTGCCTACGAGGAATTGGGGAGGGTCGAGGAGGCCATGGAGGTCATGGGCCGACTGGTTAGCGACTTCCCACGGTCGCACTATATCGATGAAGTGCAGTTCCGACGTGCTGAATACTTCTTTACGCGCCGGCAATACCTGGATGCCGAAGATGCCTACACGACCATCGTGAAGATCGGCGTCAGTTCGTCTTTCTATCCGTTTGCCTTGTACAAATTGGGTTGGAACTTCTACAAGCAGGATCTCTATGAAGATGCGGTTCATAGGTTCATTGCGCTGCTGGATTACAAGGTGTCCGTCGGCTACGACTTCGCGCAGACCGAAGACGAGCAGGAGCGCAAGCGCATGGACGACACCTTCCGTGTTATCAGTCTGAGTTTTTCCAACCTCGGCGGCCCCGGTTCCGTAGTGGATTACTTTTCCAGTCACGGCACGCGCAGCTACGAAGACAGCGTCTACAGCAACCTCGGCGAATTTTACTTCGACAAGCGCCGCTACAATGATGCCGCCGCCACCTACGATGCCTTCGTGAGTCGCAATCCGTTTCACAAGATGTCGCCTCGCTTCCACATGCGGGTCATCGAAATTCATGCCGCCGGCGGCTTTCCCAGTCTCGTCCTGGATGCGAAAAAGGCATTCGCCAGGAATTACGGCCTGAAGAGCGAATACTGGCAGTACTTTGAGCCGAGTGCCCGTCCCGAAGTCCTGGGTTACCTGAAAACCAACCTGACGGACCTGGCCAATCATTACCACGCGCTCTACCAGGACCCGCGGCACCGGGAAGAAAAGCCGACGAATTTCGAACAGGCGCTGCATTGGTATCGGGAGTTTCTCACCTCGTTCCCGATGGACCTCGAATCGCCGACCATCAATTATCAGCTGGCCGATCTGCTTCTGGAAAACCGCTTGTTCGACCAGGCGGCAGTGGAATACGAAAAGACGGCCTATAACTATCCGCGCCATGAGAAATCATCCACGGCCGGCTATGCGGCGGTTTACGCCTACCGTGAGCATCTCGGCGCCGTCTCGCCGGCGGACATAGACCCGGTCAAGCGGGAGGTTGTCCGCAGTTCACTGAAGTTTGCCGAGACCTTCCCTGAACACGAGAAGGCGGCGATCGTCCTCGGGGCGGCCGCCGATGATCTCTACGCCATGAAGGATTTCGAGCCGGCACTGGCGGCCGCGCACAAGCTTATCGAGGCCTTTCCCGGCACTGAGACGGAGGTGCTGCGATCGGCCTGGCTTGTCGTCGGTCATTCGTCCTACGAACTTCTCCGCTACAGCGAGGCGGAAACTGCCTATGCGCAGGTTCTGGCCCTGCTGCCCGCGGACGACAAGACGCGCGATGCGCTGGTCGACAATCTCGCCGCATCGATTTACAAGCAGGGTGAACAGGCGAATGCCATCGCGGATTATCGGGCCGCGGCAGA
The Desulfuromonadales bacterium DNA segment above includes these coding regions:
- a CDS encoding tetratricopeptide repeat protein, with product EKAIESYQRFLAETPDSALTPEAIRRLADLKVEREYGLLSGGQEAANQLPAHSPSPVRGAAAAQGQPMPGRPPLHAGEGTSSLAPVSVAEALPEGADDLERAGALEAIELYKKLLNDYPLYERNDQVLYQMSRAYEELGRVEEAMEVMGRLVSDFPRSHYIDEVQFRRAEYFFTRRQYLDAEDAYTTIVKIGVSSSFYPFALYKLGWNFYKQDLYEDAVHRFIALLDYKVSVGYDFAQTEDEQERKRMDDTFRVISLSFSNLGGPGSVVDYFSSHGTRSYEDSVYSNLGEFYFDKRRYNDAAATYDAFVSRNPFHKMSPRFHMRVIEIHAAGGFPSLVLDAKKAFARNYGLKSEYWQYFEPSARPEVLGYLKTNLTDLANHYHALYQDPRHREEKPTNFEQALHWYREFLTSFPMDLESPTINYQLADLLLENRLFDQAAVEYEKTAYNYPRHEKSSTAGYAAVYAYREHLGAVSPADIDPVKREVVRSSLKFAETFPEHEKAAIVLGAAADDLYAMKDFEPALAAAHKLIEAFPGTETEVLRSAWLVVGHSSYELLRYSEAETAYAQVLALLPADDKTRDALVDNLAASIYKQGEQANAIADYRAAADHFLRVGRMAPTSRIRATAEYDAGAALILLKDWKMAATVLTGFRSLFPDHELQPEVTKKMAFVYREDGQLSLAANEFERIEREAKDDEVRREALLIAAELHVEAGSGARALEVYRRYADYFPRPVELNLETRSKIAEMLKAENDQTNYLNELRKIVAIDAAAGGERTDRTRYLAAHAALVLAEPGYERFVEVRLAQPFEVNLRRKRDLMKGSVQEFGKLLDYEIGEVTAAATYYLAEINAHFSKALMESERPEGLSAMELEQYELAIEEQAYPFEEKAIEVHESNLKLISQGIYNGWVDKSLQKLAVFVPARYAKPEETSDIVSSLDTYIFALERPSPPAAPLAEGPVLDAGAMPEEPGEQVENAEAAPLSEPALTEVPIQVDALAEVVEPVKLEVPIQVDAPGDAEAPVRAAAAPPATTVQ